One part of the Drosophila teissieri strain GT53w chromosome 3R, Prin_Dtei_1.1, whole genome shotgun sequence genome encodes these proteins:
- the LOC122621449 gene encoding homeobox protein B-H1, whose protein sequence is MLCPPTMRPASPAESEISVGGAPSPLPTQHHTHPHSHPHPLQHPRASTIDLLQQQQLLMQHHAAAAAAAAAAASGLTRSAVGNLPEDYFHPLKRLRMSSSSSEPRDHTPSPPAAVPEPQSNQTTKSAIEGVKSFSIADILGHSEKQREESVSPPPNANLLAPPASRPIAPPGGLLQPRTEPLDVHPAAAAAMLLPSGQIVRPWDHLLGPTMPVRPFIPSALLHYEQRLALDYHRQLQEHFNAQAQLLRHMGMNPAIIASEDGSSERSQRSSSSNGSTECCSPRQAEKLEKLTTQEASEEAQKKKSEEHPTGSGKSNGDTPLDALFQMTTKDFDESQDKSHLDIFSNRPQPKKKRKSRTAFTNHQIFELEKRFLYQKYLSPADRDEIAASLGLSNAQVITWFQNRRAKQKRDIEELKKDFDSVKVFSAHKSFLENVNDLSILKKKPMHESDMVGLAAAAAAAGMVVPVPGSVAMGGAPPK, encoded by the exons ATGCTCTGCCCTCCAACCATGCGTCCGGCCAGTCCCGCCGAATCCGAAATCTCCGTGGGCGGAGCCCCCAGCCCCCTGCCCACGCAGCACCATACGCATCCGCActcgcatccacatccgctgCAGCATCCGCGGGCCAGCACCATCgatctgctgcagcagcagcagctgttgaTGCAGCACCatgccgcagcagccgcagcagcagctgcagccgccTCCGGACTCACCCGGAGTGCCGTCGGCAATCTGCCGGAGGACTACTTCCATCCGCTGAAGCGCCTGCGCatgtcctcgtcctcctcggaGCCTCGGGACCACACACCCAGTCCGCCGGCAGCAGTTCCGGAGCCCCAGAGCAACCAGACTACGAAGTCTGCCATCGAGGGGGTCAAAAGCTTCTCCATCGCGGATATCCTAGGTCACTCGGAAAAGCAGCGCGAGGAGTCCGTTTCCCCGCCCCCAAATGCGAATCTCCTGGCTCCACCTGCCTCCAGGCCCATTGCCCCGCCGGGCGGATTACTGCAGCCACGCACAGAACCGCTGGATGTCCACccggctgccgctgctgccatgCTCCTGCCAAGCGGCCAGATTGTCCGCCCGTGGGATCACCTCCTGGGTCCGACCATGCCCGTCCGCCCCTTCATCCCCTCCGCCCTGCTGCACTACGAGCAGCGCCTGGCCCTGGACTACCATCGCCAGCTGCAGGAGCACTTCAACGCCCAGGCCCAGCTGCTCCGCCACATGGGCATGAATCCCGCGATCATCGCCTCCGAGGACGGCAGTTCGGAGCGTTCCCAGCGatcgagcagcagcaatggcagcaCCGAGTGTTGCAGCCCACGGCAGGCGGAAAAACTTGAAAAACTAACCACCCAAGAGGCTAGTGAGGAAGCTCAAAAGAAGAAGTCGGAGGAGCACCCAACGGGGTCTGGAAAATCCAACGGAGACACTCCTCTGGATGCCCTCTTCCAGATGACCACCAAGGACTTTGACGAGTCACAAG ATAAATCCCACTTGGACATCTTCTCGAACAGGCCGCAGCCAAAGAAGAAACGCAAGTCGCGCACCGCCTTCACCAACCACCAGATCTTCGAGCTGGAGAAGCGGTTCCTCTACCAGAAGTACCTGTCGCCAGCCGACCGCGATGAGATCGCCGCCTCACTGGGACTGTCCAACGCCCAGGTGATCACCTGGTTCCAGAACCGCCGGGCCAAGCAGAAGCGGGACATCGAGGAGTTGAAGAAGGACTTCGATAGCGTCAAGGTCTTCTCCGCCCACAAGTCCTTCCTGGAGAACGTCAACGATCTGAGCATTCTGAAGAAGAAGCCCATGCATGAGTCCGACATGGTGGGCCTGGCCGCTGCGGCAGCCGCTGCGGGAATGGTGGTTCCTGTGCCGGGATCCGTGGCTATGGGAGGCGCTCCGCCCAAATGA